In Flammeovirgaceae bacterium 311, one DNA window encodes the following:
- a CDS encoding nlp/p60 protein (COG0791 Cell wall-associated hydrolases (invasion-associated proteins)), whose translation MEEYGYCRLSLVPVRGEARESSEMVTQLLFGDLYCVLEYTSNREWLYIESQADGYKGWIGNKLHHKVTEAFFQEAQQRQPIASLEICGKLHLPGQLLYIVMGSSLPIEQQSLFGEDEKIKFEGKTHLIRKIKNADVLKDFAFQYIDTPYLWGGKSPFGIDCSGLMQMVFKLGGYQLQRDASQQALAGEEVATMGAVMEGDLAFFHNQQGRITHVGMVLAGNKIIHASGRVRIDRLDEKGIYSEQEKKYTHSLSRLRRIIT comes from the coding sequence CCGCCTGAGCCTCGTGCCGGTACGCGGGGAAGCCCGCGAGAGCAGTGAGATGGTGACTCAGCTTCTTTTTGGTGATTTATACTGCGTGTTGGAATATACTTCTAACCGGGAGTGGCTGTATATAGAATCCCAGGCAGATGGATACAAAGGATGGATTGGTAATAAACTTCATCATAAGGTAACAGAAGCTTTTTTTCAGGAAGCACAACAACGACAGCCGATTGCTAGTTTGGAAATTTGTGGAAAGCTCCATTTGCCGGGCCAGTTGCTCTACATTGTGATGGGCAGCAGCCTTCCGATTGAACAACAAAGTCTGTTTGGAGAAGATGAAAAGATAAAATTTGAAGGAAAGACGCATTTGATCAGGAAGATTAAGAATGCTGATGTTTTAAAAGATTTTGCTTTTCAGTATATTGATACTCCATACTTGTGGGGGGGTAAGTCGCCATTTGGTATTGACTGTTCCGGCTTAATGCAAATGGTGTTTAAACTGGGAGGTTACCAGCTGCAGCGCGATGCCAGCCAGCAGGCACTTGCAGGAGAGGAAGTGGCTACGATGGGGGCGGTTATGGAGGGAGATTTGGCTTTCTTTCATAATCAACAGGGACGTATTACCCATGTGGGAATGGTGCTGGCAGGTAATAAAATCATTCATGCCTCGGGCCGGGTGCGGATAGACCGCCTGGATGAAAAAGGAATTTATAGCGAACAGGAAAAAAAATATACACATTCGTTGAGCCGTTTAAGAAGAATAATCACCTAA
- a CDS encoding HNH endonuclease (COG1403 Restriction endonuclease) — protein sequence MRKGRVLVLNFDFSPITVCTVQRAFLLVYLQKAEMLAGLNGNVLRSVTQSFPMPAVIRLGRYINVPYKGVMLSRQNVFRRDGFQCQYCGSSKDLTLDHVVPRSRNGKSNWTNLVTACKRCNTRKGNYTPEMAGMKLRRQPEKPSYLHFLRDHSGLMMAEWIPYLELKKTG from the coding sequence ATGCGTAAAGGACGGGTTTTGGTGCTCAATTTTGATTTTAGTCCTATCACCGTGTGTACGGTGCAACGCGCATTTCTACTGGTTTACCTGCAAAAAGCCGAAATGCTGGCAGGTCTTAATGGCAATGTACTTCGAAGTGTAACCCAGAGTTTTCCCATGCCCGCGGTCATTCGCCTGGGCCGCTATATCAATGTTCCCTATAAAGGGGTAATGCTTTCGCGGCAAAATGTGTTCAGGCGCGATGGCTTTCAGTGCCAGTACTGTGGCTCTTCCAAAGATTTAACCCTTGATCATGTAGTGCCACGCTCCAGAAATGGTAAGTCTAACTGGACCAATCTTGTAACAGCCTGCAAGCGCTGCAATACCCGCAAAGGGAACTATACACCCGAAATGGCAGGGATGAAACTACGCAGGCAACCCGAAAAGCCATCCTACCTCCATTTTTTAAGAGACCATAGCGGATTGATGATGGCAGAATGGATTCCCTACCTTGAATTAAAAAAAACCGGATAA
- a CDS encoding PUA domain-containing protein (COG1092 Predicted SAM-dependent methyltransferases): MKKLWLNKGKEHSLLRRHPWVFSGAVKKVEEGVQEGDPVEVYSAQNQLLGVGHYQPGNISVRLLEFGPATFNQDYWQQKISQAYELRKQLGLVVNSETNAYRLVFAEGDGLPGLIIDIYGSTAVLQAHSLGMWRERQQIAGAVVAVSGGQITAVYDKSGETLPAGLADKGNGYLIGEGSGYDVVMENSVRFKVDWAGGQKTGFFLDQRENRALLEQYAKGKRVLNTFCYTGGFSVYALEAGATEVHSVDVSAKAVALTDENVILNSGAERHQSFAMDTFVFLKEKGADYDIIILDPPAFAKRMNVRHNALMGYKRLNYEAIRHIRPGGLLFTFSCSGVVDKLLFQNTVMAAAIEANRQVRVLHQLSQPADHPYSIYHPEGEYLKGLVLQVL; this comes from the coding sequence ATGAAAAAGTTATGGCTTAACAAAGGCAAGGAGCATTCCCTGCTGCGCAGGCATCCCTGGGTTTTTTCCGGAGCAGTAAAAAAAGTAGAAGAAGGCGTGCAGGAAGGAGATCCTGTTGAAGTTTATTCCGCTCAAAATCAGCTCCTGGGGGTGGGCCATTATCAGCCCGGAAACATATCTGTGCGCCTGCTGGAGTTTGGCCCTGCCACTTTCAATCAGGATTACTGGCAGCAAAAGATTAGCCAGGCCTATGAGCTGCGTAAACAGTTAGGCTTGGTTGTTAATAGTGAAACCAACGCTTACCGCCTTGTATTTGCAGAAGGCGATGGCCTGCCAGGGCTTATTATAGATATATACGGCAGCACAGCCGTACTGCAGGCACATAGTTTAGGCATGTGGCGCGAGCGGCAGCAAATTGCCGGAGCGGTGGTGGCCGTAAGTGGTGGCCAGATCACTGCTGTTTACGATAAAAGCGGAGAAACCCTGCCTGCCGGACTGGCAGATAAGGGGAATGGCTATCTGATTGGAGAGGGAAGTGGCTACGATGTGGTGATGGAAAACAGCGTCCGGTTTAAAGTTGACTGGGCGGGTGGCCAGAAAACAGGCTTCTTTCTGGATCAGCGGGAGAACAGAGCGCTTCTGGAGCAATATGCAAAAGGAAAGCGGGTGCTGAATACGTTCTGCTATACCGGCGGATTTTCAGTATATGCCCTGGAGGCGGGTGCCACAGAGGTTCATTCTGTAGATGTATCTGCCAAAGCAGTAGCCCTGACTGATGAAAATGTTATCCTCAATTCAGGCGCAGAGCGGCACCAGTCTTTTGCCATGGATACTTTTGTGTTCCTGAAGGAAAAAGGAGCTGATTACGACATCATCATCCTGGATCCGCCTGCTTTTGCTAAACGCATGAATGTGCGGCACAATGCACTTATGGGATATAAAAGGCTTAATTACGAAGCCATCCGGCATATTCGCCCCGGCGGACTCCTGTTTACATTCAGCTGTTCGGGTGTGGTAGATAAATTACTTTTCCAGAATACAGTAATGGCTGCAGCCATAGAAGCCAACCGCCAGGTAAGGGTGCTGCACCAGCTAAGCCAGCCTGCCGACCACCCCTACAGTATCTATCATCCGGAGGGTGAATACCTGAAAGGGCTGGTGTTGCAGGTACTTTAG